The Candidatus Woesearchaeota archaeon genome contains the following window.
TCTGAGGATATTTTTTTCCATAGAGCCTAAAAAGCGGCACTTATTTATAAACCTTTGGTTTATCAGACCAAATTATTGGCCAAAAGCTTGGTTTGACAAACCAAAGTTATCTCAGAGAATTTTTTCTGTCCATCAGTTTTTCTGTAAGATCAGAAACGCAAACCTTTAAAAACATCGTTATCTTTCTGAGATCATGCAGCCCAAACATAAGGTCATGCTGATCATTCGAGACGGTTGGGGTCATGGTAAGGACTACAAGGGAAATGCTATTACCCATGCTGACACACCCAACCATGATTTCTACACAACCCATTATCCTACAACTGTTCTTGCCTGTACAGGAAATGCTGTTGGCAATCCTGAAGGGGTGCAAGGCGGCAGCGAAGTTGGACATCTCACCATGGGAGCAGGCCGCATTGTCTGGCAGCCGTATGAACTTATTAACCGAGCAATAAGAGATGGATCATTTTTTACCAATAAAGTACTACAAAAAGCAATCCAGCATTGCAGGGATCATAACACGAAGTTGCATCTTAATGGTCTTTTTTCTACTGAGGGTATCCACGCAGATTACCACCATATGTTTGCGATCCTCGAACTCTGCAAACAACAAAACTTTGATCGTGTGTTTGTTCATCTTACCCTCGATGGCAGAGATGTGCCTGAACGCTCTGCACTGCCAATGGTAGAGGAAGCAGAAAAAAAAATAAAAGCAGTAGGTGTGGGAAAAATAGTATCGGTGTGTGGAAGGTATTATACCATGGACAGGGACAGAAACTGGGATCGAACAAAAAAGGGTTACGAACTTATGGTTGAAGGGAAAGGGTTTACTGCCCTATCTGCAAGCGAAGCAATTCAAAAGGCATATGAGCGAGGAGACAAAACTGATTACTATGTTCAGGCAACATGCATTGTGGATAAAAAGGGCTCTCCTTTAGGGCTGGTCAAAGATAATGATGCCTTTATCTGGTACAATTTTAGGACCGATCGTTCACGACAGATTACGGCGATGATGAACAGCCTTGCATACTGCCCTGAACAACCTAAGACACCGGTCAATGTGCACTATGTCTGTTTTTGTAGTTATGACTCAAATTGGAACTTGCCAGTAGCGTTTCCGCAGCAGAAGGTAACCCATAATTTAGGGCAAACCCTTGCCGAAAATGGTTTAAAACAATTAAGGACAGCAGAAACAGAAAAATTTGCCCATGTAACCTTTTTCTTTAATTCACAACAGGAAAATCCTTATGCCGGAGAAGAAAGAATTCTTGTTCCCTCACCAAAAGTTCCTTCCTATGACCAGAAACCAGAGATGTCTGCCTATGAATTAACTGAGCAACTCTTGAAAAAGATTGGTATGTATGATTTTATCCTGGTCAACTATGCAAACCCGGATTTAGTAGGGCATAGTGGTGTTTTTGAGGCAGTGGTAAAAGCATGTGAAGTAACTGATGCATGCGTTGGTAAGATTGTTACAAAAGCATTAGCGGATAATTATGTTATCCTTCTCATGGCCGATCATGGAAATGCTGATCATATGTTCTACGATGACGGAAGTGTTGACCCAAGTCATGGTCTCAATCCTATTACATTAACTATCATCAGTAATGACCATACCATCAAACGTGCACAGTTAAAAATGAATAGAGGACTCCAAGACATTGCGCCTACTATTTTAAAGCTCATGGATGTACCGCAACCAAAGGAGATGACAGGAGAGAGCCTTATCAAATCATGATTGAAGCTTCATTATAATCTGTTTCTTAAAATGATTTCTCAACATAAAAATGTCTAAGAAAACACGACAACAATCAAAGCAAGAACTTTTAGCACCTGTGGGGAACTGGGCTATGTTAAGTGCTGCTGTCCAAGCAGGTTGCGATGCTGTTTACTTCGGAACAAAGGAACTAAACATGCGGGTTACTGCACAAAACTTTGCGTGCGATGAACTCAAGAACGTGGTTACGTACTGCCACAAGCATGGAGTTAAGGCATACCTCACCCTCAATGTTATCATCTATGATGATGAACTTGAGCAACTGAAGAAGATTGTCTCTGCAGCAAAAAAAGCTAAGATTGATGCTATTATTTGCTGGGACTTGAGTGTTATTCAAGAAGCATTACACCAAAAAATAGAGGTGCATCTCAGCACTCAGGCCTCTGTTTCAAATTCCAAAGCAGCTGCCTTCTATAAACAATTAGGTATCTCCCGTATTGTTCTTGCACGTGAATGTACCCTAGAACAAATTATAGCAATCAAGAAAAAAGTAAAAGTAGAGCTTGAGTGTTTTGTTCATGGTGCCATGTGCGTTTCTCTTTCAGGGAGATGTTTCATGTCACAATTTCTCTATGGAAGGTCAGCAAATAGAGGAGAATGTCTTCAACCATGTCGACGATCCTATGATGCCTGCCTGATTACTGATCAGGAAACAAAAAAAGAGTTACAACTGGAAAACCATTATGTGATGAGTGCAAAAGATCTTTGTACCTTACCCTTTCTTGATAAACTGATTGCCGCTCAGATAGATGTCTTTAAAATTGAAGGCAGAGGAAGAAGTCCTGAATATGTCAAAACCGTTGTTTCGTGTTATCGGGAAGCCATTGATGCCTATGCTCTGGGGAAATTTACACCACGATTGGTTAACAAGTTATTAACAAAAGTAAAAACAGTATATCATCGCGAATTCTCAAATGGGTTCTATATGGGAGTTCCCATAAATGCCTTTACCAATAGCTATGGAAGTAAGGCGACAACAAAAAAAGAATACATCGGAAAGGTATGCAACTATTATAAACAAAAACAAGTAGCTGATATTCTTTTAGAAAGTGGAACACTGGCAATTGGAGATTCTCTTCTCATTATTGGAGACACAACAGGGGTTGTCGAACAAAACGTAGAGTCAATCCAGATCAATAATGCTCCAACAAAAGCAGCCCAAAAAGGAGAACATATTGGACTGAAAACCGCATCATTAGTTAGGGCAAGAGATAAAGTCTATAAAGTAACACGGTTGAGTGATTAAGGTTATATCGAAAAAAGAAATAACAAGAAATAACTATAGGAAATAACTTTATTTTTCATTTTCTGTAGCCCTTTTCATTTCTTTAATGAAATCTCCTAGGTTTGAAATCATCAATTGTTTGTTGTTAATATTTTCATTTATTAGTTCAATAATGGCAGATCCGCATAGAGCACCATCTGCTCCAGTTTCGCAGACCTTACGGACATCTTCAGGATTACTTATTCCAAAACCTACAAAAAGAGGCAAATCAGTACATTTCTTTAATTTCTGTAGAACTTCTCTGGTAACATCAGGAATACCCATTTTTTTACCAGTAACCCCAATTTTAGAAACAATATAGATGAATCCTGTAGTCTTGGTTTTTATCTGCTTAAGCCTCTCATCATCAGTAAGCTCTGAAACAATGAACACGGTTTTAATTCCATAACTTTCAGCAGCTTTGATAATGTCATCAGATTCTTCAAGTGGCACATCTGCTATTAAAATAGTATTAACTCTGAGATCACTGCATGTTTTATAGAATATTCTTATTCCATATTGATAAACAAGATTATAATAAAGCAGGAGGCCAATGGGTAACTTTGTGAAACTCCTTATTTCATTCAGTATGCCAAAACAAGTATCTGTAGTAACCCCTTTTTTTACTGCTTTTGTATTTGCCTCTTGTAATATTGGGCCATCTGCAATAGGATCAGAAAAGGGGAATCCTAATTCAAGCATGTCTGAACCGTTTTCTGCCATTGTCCTTATTATTTCTATAGTGGTTTCTTCATCAGGATAGCCCAGAACAGTAAACGGTATGAATGCCTTACCAGATTTTATTCCAATATTATCAGTTTTTTGCATGATCATTCACTCTATTTCTATTTCTCATTATTTGGGTGACATCTTTATCGCCCCTTCCTGAAAGATTGATGACAATTATTTTATTATGACAGGGGTATTTTTTAAGAAAAGCTATAGCATGCGCAGATTCCAATGCAGGTAAGATTCCCTCTTCTTTGCAAAGCAAATCTACTGCTTCTAGGGCTTCCTCATCGGTTACTGATGTATATGTTGCTCTTTTTATTTCTCTAAGATAGGCGTGTTGAGGGCCAACCGCAGGATAATCCAATCCCGCTGATATCGAATGAGTATTCTCGATTTGACCATATTTATCCTGAAGAACATAAGATTTTGTCCCGTGTAAAATACCAACCCTTCCTTTTTTCGCATCTGAGAATCTAGCTGCATGTTTTCCACTTTCAATTCCTAAGCCTCCTGCTTCTACTCCTATCAACTTAACTTTTTCATCATTGATAAATGCTTGAAATATACCAATTGCATTGCTTCCACCACCAACACAAGCAATAATAGCCGAGGGCAATTTTTTCTCAAATTCCAATATTTGTTTTTTGGTTTCCTCCCCTATTATCGACTGAAAGTGAGAGACAATAGTTGGATATGGGTGTGGGCCAAGAGCACTTCCTAACAGATAATGTGTTGTAGGGCTGTTTGCAGTGAAATCTCTAAGTGCTTCGTTAATGGCATCTTTTAGTGTTTTTGACCCAGTGTCAACAGGAATAACCTCTGCTCCACATAATTTCATCCTAAACACATTCAACTTCTGTCGCTCCATATCTTTAGTGCCCATATAAACTTCACACTTTAATCCTAATTTTGCAGCAGCAACTGCTGTAGCAACTCCATGTTGTCCTGCGCCGGTTTCAGCAATGATTCTCTTTTTGCCCATATATTTTGCAAGAAGTGCTTGTCCAAGGGCATTGTTTATCTTATGGGCTCC
Protein-coding sequences here:
- a CDS encoding 2,3-bisphosphoglycerate-independent phosphoglycerate mutase; the protein is MQPKHKVMLIIRDGWGHGKDYKGNAITHADTPNHDFYTTHYPTTVLACTGNAVGNPEGVQGGSEVGHLTMGAGRIVWQPYELINRAIRDGSFFTNKVLQKAIQHCRDHNTKLHLNGLFSTEGIHADYHHMFAILELCKQQNFDRVFVHLTLDGRDVPERSALPMVEEAEKKIKAVGVGKIVSVCGRYYTMDRDRNWDRTKKGYELMVEGKGFTALSASEAIQKAYERGDKTDYYVQATCIVDKKGSPLGLVKDNDAFIWYNFRTDRSRQITAMMNSLAYCPEQPKTPVNVHYVCFCSYDSNWNLPVAFPQQKVTHNLGQTLAENGLKQLRTAETEKFAHVTFFFNSQQENPYAGEERILVPSPKVPSYDQKPEMSAYELTEQLLKKIGMYDFILVNYANPDLVGHSGVFEAVVKACEVTDACVGKIVTKALADNYVILLMADHGNADHMFYDDGSVDPSHGLNPITLTIISNDHTIKRAQLKMNRGLQDIAPTILKLMDVPQPKEMTGESLIKS
- a CDS encoding U32 family peptidase is translated as MSKKTRQQSKQELLAPVGNWAMLSAAVQAGCDAVYFGTKELNMRVTAQNFACDELKNVVTYCHKHGVKAYLTLNVIIYDDELEQLKKIVSAAKKAKIDAIICWDLSVIQEALHQKIEVHLSTQASVSNSKAAAFYKQLGISRIVLARECTLEQIIAIKKKVKVELECFVHGAMCVSLSGRCFMSQFLYGRSANRGECLQPCRRSYDACLITDQETKKELQLENHYVMSAKDLCTLPFLDKLIAAQIDVFKIEGRGRSPEYVKTVVSCYREAIDAYALGKFTPRLVNKLLTKVKTVYHREFSNGFYMGVPINAFTNSYGSKATTKKEYIGKVCNYYKQKQVADILLESGTLAIGDSLLIIGDTTGVVEQNVESIQINNAPTKAAQKGEHIGLKTASLVRARDKVYKVTRLSD
- the trpA gene encoding tryptophan synthase subunit alpha, giving the protein MQKTDNIGIKSGKAFIPFTVLGYPDEETTIEIIRTMAENGSDMLELGFPFSDPIADGPILQEANTKAVKKGVTTDTCFGILNEIRSFTKLPIGLLLYYNLVYQYGIRIFYKTCSDLRVNTILIADVPLEESDDIIKAAESYGIKTVFIVSELTDDERLKQIKTKTTGFIYIVSKIGVTGKKMGIPDVTREVLQKLKKCTDLPLFVGFGISNPEDVRKVCETGADGALCGSAIIELINENINNKQLMISNLGDFIKEMKRATENEK
- the trpB gene encoding tryptophan synthase subunit beta, which produces MIEKGYYGNYGGIFVSELLVPALQELEEAFLKYKNDEKFTDELNFLLKNYAGRPTPLTFCKRLSKQSGGKIYLKREDLLHTGAHKINNALGQALLAKYMGKKRIIAETGAGQHGVATAVAAAKLGLKCEVYMGTKDMERQKLNVFRMKLCGAEVIPVDTGSKTLKDAINEALRDFTANSPTTHYLLGSALGPHPYPTIVSHFQSIIGEETKKQILEFEKKLPSAIIACVGGGSNAIGIFQAFINDEKVKLIGVEAGGLGIESGKHAARFSDAKKGRVGILHGTKSYVLQDKYGQIENTHSISAGLDYPAVGPQHAYLREIKRATYTSVTDEEALEAVDLLCKEEGILPALESAHAIAFLKKYPCHNKIIVINLSGRGDKDVTQIMRNRNRVNDHAKN